The proteins below come from a single Pseudochaenichthys georgianus chromosome 14, fPseGeo1.2, whole genome shotgun sequence genomic window:
- the ncf1 gene encoding neutrophil cytosol factor 1: MEASYVRHVELFGFEKRSFPSQHYVYMLMVKWSDLSEKLIYRTYPEIHTFHKSLKEMFPIESGEIEKKDRIIPSLPAPRWLISEKSPETRQSTLSEYCHSLINLPPHISRSKQLTNFFKVRPEDENPPALNPVKKSETFVVNKESYRGNVSEISGPIILDTYRVIADFEKTSKHEINLHTGDLVEIVEKNPNGWWFCQCESNRGWIPASYLEPLDGPDEAEEADPDYEGEMHVSSRAYKAELEDEISLESGETVAVIHKLLDGWWVVRKGDETGHFPSIFLHKAGKREIYEAQRTNLQGHKPPPRRSTIRNAKSIHDKSRQRLSQDTYRRNSRRYLQQKGGRLAEPRKNSKTAAKSPLRERKNQNNIPEQSTSGSESELKKDAPVIPPRPSPELILERCSDNTCKRVSIHRSNSGSSK, translated from the exons ATGGAGGCGAGCTACGTCAGGCATGTGGAGCTATTTGGCTTTGAGAAACGTTCATTCCCGAGTCAGCACTAC GTGTACATGCTGATGGTGAAATGGAGCGACCTCTCAGAGAAGCTGATCTACAGAACGTATCCTGAGATTCACACCTTCCAC AAGTCCCTGAAGGAGATGTTTCCCATCGAGTCTGGTGAAATAGAAAAGAAGGACAGAATCATTCCGTCATTACCAG CTCCACGGTGGTTGATCAGTGAGAAGTCCCCAGAGACCAGGCAGAGCACGTTGTCGGAGTACTGCCACTCGCTCATCAACCTGCCGCCTCACATCTCCCGCAGCAAACAGCTCACCAACTTCTTCAAGGTCCGACCCGAGGACGAGAACCCGCCTGCCCTGAACCC AGTGAAAAAAAGCGAAACCTTTGTGGTGAACAAGGAGTCGTACAGAGGCAACGTTTCTG AGATTTCTGGCCCCATCATTTTGGACACGTACAGAGTGATCGCTGACTTCGAGAAGACGTCTAAACATGAGATTAATCTGCACACTGGAGACCTGGTGGAAATCGTGGAGAAAAATCCAAACG GGTGGTGGTTCTGCCAGTGTGAGTCTAATCGAGGCTGGATCCCTGCGTCTTACCTGGAGCCGCTGGACGGACCGGATGAAGCCGAGGAGGCTGATCCGGACTACGAAG GAGAGATGCACGTCAGCTCCAGAGCCTACAAGGCAGAGCTGGAGGACGAGATCTCTCTGGAGAGCGGGGAAACCGTCGCCGTCATCCACAAACTGCTGGATGGCTGGTGGGTCGTCAG gaaaggagatGAGACCGGACATTTCCCTTCCATATTCCTGCACAAGGCCGGCAAGAGGGAGATATATGAAGCACAGCGGACAAACCTGCAGGGACATAAACCTCCCCCCCGCAG ATCCACCATCAGAAATGCGAAGAGCATCCACGACAAGTCCCGTCAGCGGCTCAGCCAGGACACTTACCGCAGGAACAGCCGCCGCTACCTCCAGCAGAAAGGGGGCCGCCTGGCAGAGCCCCGCAAGAACTCCAAGACCGCCGCAAAGTCACCGCTGAGGGAGAGGAAGAACCAGA ACAACATTCCCGAGCAGTCCACGTCTGGCTCAGAGAGCGAGCTGAAGAAGGATGCTCCGGTTATCCCCCCCCGGCCCAGTCCGGAGCTCATCCTGGAGCGCTGCAGCGACAACACCTGCAAGAGAGTCAGCATCCACAGGTCAAACTCTGGCTCCTCCAAATAG